A DNA window from Centroberyx gerrardi isolate f3 chromosome 3, fCenGer3.hap1.cur.20231027, whole genome shotgun sequence contains the following coding sequences:
- the arhgap19 gene encoding rho GTPase-activating protein 19: MAAGKDIDENTQNRRGTVCSMVINHEESPGGSHAGHPPIIFNPDFFVEKLRHERPEVFLELVLSNVTRLIDLPGTEFAQLLGEEGPKTPTGGNGGGFFRSFNFLKRKDKGVVFGTPLSEGSIAQIYQLIEYLSKNLHVEGLFRVPGNSVRQQALKELLNSGADVDLESGDFHPNDVATLLKTFLGELPEPLLTHRHFHAHLKIADMTLFDEQGNKTAVPNKERQIEALQLLFLLLPQANRSLLKLLLDLLYHTAKQQDKNKMSAFNLALMFAPHVLWPRHMTAGDLRDNLKKLNNGMAFLIKHSQKLFRAPGYLREYARMHFTGTKTLQTKDDLELLAVSGSPARRAGVPLKRPAALDPGSQQQYQSPAQHHTEEALKELFRHVHHNMPDSAKKKKLIRQLAKQTTSGTPTNEYRQTPPGPSKKHPRSRSFGGLIKRKARGEQLTTERRARHVSPDTATTTTGKAGKENVVLQAVNSPLNAPVLGKAGLVVKSSDLARSKEKALKVSKDSPSVSRMCFSPAQEISV, encoded by the exons ATGGCTGCGGGTAAAGATATCGATGAAAACACGCAAAATAGAAG AGGTACAGTGTGCAGCATGGTGATCAATCATGAGGAGTCACCGGGGGGCTCTCACGCTGGCCACCCGCCCATCATCTTCAACCCAGACTTTTTTGTGGAGAAGCTCCGCCATGAGAGGCCAGAGGTTTTCCTGGAGCTGGTGCTTAGTAACGTCACACGCCTCATTGACCTGCCTGGGACAGAGTTCGCCCAGCTCCTGGGAGAGGAGGGCCCAAAGACCCCCACAGGCGGAAATGGAGGAGGCTTCTTTCGTTCTTTCAACTTCCTTAAACGCAAAG ATAAGGGTGTTGTGTTTGGGACCCCTCTGTCAGAGGGCAGCATCGCACAGATCTACCAGCTCATTGAGTACCTCAGCAAGA ATCTGCATGTAGAGGGTCTGTTCCGGGTGCCGGGGAACAGCGTGAGGCAGCAGGCCCTGAAGGAGCTGCTCAACAGCGGGGCCGATGTCGACCTGGAGTCCGGGGACTTCCACCCCAACGATGTGGCCACGCTGCTCAAGACCTTCCTGGGAGAGCTGCCTGAGCCGCtgcttacacacagacacttccACGCACACCTCAAGATAGCAG ATATGACTCTGTTCGATGAGCAGGGCAACAAGACAGCGGTCCCCAACAAGGAGCGTCAGATCGAGGCCCTGCAGCTTCTCTTCCTGCTGTTACCCCAGGCAAACCGCTCGCTGCTCAAACTGCTGCTGGACCTGCTCTACCACACCGCCAAGCAGCAGGACAAAAACAAGATGTCCGCCTTCAACCTGGCCCTCATGTTTGCCCCACACGTCCTCTGGCCCAGACAT atGACAGCTGGTGATCTGAGGGACAATCTGAAGAAGCTGAACAACGGCATGGCCTTCCTCATCAAACACTCCCAGAAACTCTTCAGG GCTCCAGGCTACCTGCGGGAATATGCTAGAATGCACTTCACTGGGACCAAGACTCTCCAGACCAAG GATGATCTGGAGCTGTTGGCTGTGAGCGGCTCTCCTGCTCGGCGGGCAGGGGTGCCGTTGAAGCGGCCGGCTGCCCTGGACCCCGGCTCTCAGCAGCAGTACCAGTCACCGGCCCAACACCACACAGAGGAGGCCCTGAAGGAGCTCTTCAGACACGTCCACCACAACATGCCCGACTCcgccaagaagaagaaactcaTCCGACAG TTAGCCAAGCAGACCACCTCGGGGACACCCACCAACGAGTACCGCCAGACGCCCCCGGGCCCCAGCAAGAAACACCCCCGCTCACGCTCCTTCGGTGGGCTCATCAAG CGTAAAGCTCGTGGCGAGCAGCTGACCACAGAGAGGAGGGCCAGGCACGTCTCCCCGGATACTGCTACCACGACGACAGGAAAAGCTGGCAAAGAGAACGTTGTCCTGCAGGCG GTGAACAGTCCATTGAATGCTCCTGTGTTGGGGAAGGCAGGGCTGGTGGTGAAGAGCTCAGACTTGGCTCGCAGTAAGGAGAAAGCTCTGAAGGTCTCCAAG gactctccctctgtctccaggaTGTGTTTCTCTCCTGCTCAGGAAATCTCGGTGTAG